ACAGTAGTATCAGGAGCACCCCACGCCGCAAACGAGCCAGTTCGATTAGTTCGGAAGCGCCAATCATGTGAGCAAATTATATAAACAGGTAGAGTCGCTAAACCTGACTTTGCAGATACAAATGGCGTTAAAAGTTCATTTATTGTCTCTCTAATTATTGCACCAGCATGATCTCCAGTTCCAAGATCCGGGATGAGCGCAGGACTTCCTGGAATTATCACCACTGTTGCATGTGGTTGCTTGTGGTTATGTTCCCTCACCCCCACTACCCTACCTTAACGTTTATTTTGACAGTCCGCTCGACGCTTATAAGGCAATTTATGATTGCATGTCCAAGCCTGTAAAAAAATTGCTCGCAACTAGGTAGTTGTTATTTTTAACAATTAAACCAATAAAAATTGGGACTTTTCGGCGTCAACCATGACATACCTCGCAATTACGCGGTATGTTGGTCAATAGTGTTTGTTGGCATTATTGGCCTAGGACACATTGCACGCGTCATTAACACCCTGCATTTTTGTGTTGGTTAACATGATGCGAATTTCAGGTTAACAACTTCGGCAGCCGCGTCGCGCGGTACGAGACACTTTAAGGAATACAGCCATGAGCACTCCCAATCCTCCGAAGCCAGGTCCACGCCCTGGCCCCCGGCCTGGTCCACGCCCTGGAGCAACCGCGGGAACTCCGGTGGTTTCTGCTCAACCAGCAGCGCCACAAGCAGCCCCAGCATCCGATCCAGCGCAATGGGGACGTGTAGACGATACTGGTAATGCCTACGTCAAAACCAAGGACGGCGAACGGCTGATTGGCTCGTGGCAGGCTGGTACCCCCGCAGAAGGTTTGGTCCACTATGGTGCACGGTTCGACGATTTGGCCACCGAGGTAGTGTACCTAGAGGCTCGGCTGGTTTCGCACCCCGGCGAAGCTAATCATTTGAAAGACAAGGCCATAAAGCTGCAAGAATCTTTGGCTGAAGCAGCGGTCATTGGCGACCTTGATTCCCTAAACACTCGACTGCAAACTGTAATTGACAATGCAGATGCTGCAGGTTTGAAAGCTAAGGAAGAGAAGCAAGCACGCCGAGCTGCAGCGATTGCTCGAAAAGAAGAACTGGCAGCTGAAGCGGAAGAGCTTGCCGAGAATTCCACTGATTGGAAACACGCAGGAGATCGAATTCGTGAAATCCTAGAAGAGTGGAAGACGATTCGTGGCATTGATCGCAAGACTGACGATTCATTGTGGAAGCGTTATTCCCGAGCGCGGGATTCTTTCAACCGGCGACGGGGCGCACATTTCGCCGAGCTTGATCGGGGAAGGGCCGCCGCGCGTAAGGCAAAGGAAGAACTTGTCGCCCAGGCAGAGCAATTGAAGGATTCTACTGATTGGAATGAAACAGCCCGCGCGTTTCGTCAGTTGATGGATCGATGGAAGAAAGCTGGTCGCGCACCTCGTGAAGTCGACGATAAACTATGGGAAGCTTTTAAAGCAGCCCAGGATCACTTCTTCAATGCGCGGCATGCTATTCAAGATGAACGCAATCGGGAGTTCGAAGCAAACGCGCAAGCAAAACAAGCGCTACTGGATGAATACGATCATGTGATAAATCCAGAAAATGGCCTGGAACAGGCGCGACAAAAATTGCGGGAGCTGCAAGAGAAATGGGAAGAAATCGGGTTCGTTCCTCGTGCACAGGTCCGGGAATTCGAGGACAAAATTGCAGAGCTTGAGAACCGCGTTACCCAAGCCGCTGATGCTCAATGGCGCCGTACCGACCCAGAAGCTCAGGCGCGAGCTGCGCAATTTAGCGCCCGAGTAGCCGAATTCAACGCTGCAGCAGATACCGCAGAAGCTAAAGGCAAAACTAAGGAAGCCGAGAAGCTGCGTGCCCAAGCGGCACAGTGGCAAGAATGGGCAGATGCGGCTATTAATGCGGTAGAAACTAGATAATTCTCAGCGTGCAGTCGCATGTAAAAGGCAGTTATGATGTTCTTCATGACTGCCTTTTTTCAATTCGAACAACCTCCTCTTAGGCTCAAAAAATTCGATCCGAGCGAAGCGTTGTTGTCGTTTATCTTTTCTGCGAACCTGGCAGCGCAAGATGTATCTGGCGATACCGCAACTTCTACCTCAGCGGGGGCAGTTATCGAATCGCTCAAGGAAAATCCTCAATCAGCCACTGTCATCTTGGCAGCTGTCAGTGATAGCCCAACGCTGGCAGGCTGTGCGATCTCCCCGTTAAAGTACCCAATTATCTCTGCGTACCAGGGTTCTACTGCACCATCGCTTTTCGACGCCAATCTACTCGGCTTTATTGAGGCATCTGTCCCGCTTCAAGCACATACCAATGGTATTGATTGCGACGTGATCCTAGGTGCTGAAATCGCCCCCATACCGGGACAAATCGGTGACGAAACTGAAACCGAACACTGGTTGACGCTGCTTAATCAAACAAAAGAATTGGTAAAGCGGGTGAATCGGAAAGTTGTCAGATTATGGCATTCGGTGCCTCTTAATGCGGATGAGATGAATCCACGATTCACGCAAGCGGTGACTAAAGCTGGTTTTAGTCTCGTTCATGATGAAACCCACGGCTATATCCCCGTTGCCACAAAACGCGGTACCGCGGTTCCTTTGTTGCCAGAGGGATACAGCTTTTACTGCTTCAGCGATCTCAAGCCGGCGCCCGAAATGGTGCCTGGAATTCTCGCGCTTTTCGACGCTGCAAACACTGATATTCCCGTAGGCGCCATAGAGGTAAGCCCACAACCATGGACAAATGAGAGATTAGAACAAGCGCAAGCAACACTGCGTCGAAAAGCAAATGAAAAAATCACTATGGTACTGCTTAAGGATAGGCTCCCCATCGGTTTTTCTGACGTAACCAGACTCGCGGATTCAGACCC
The nucleotide sequence above comes from Corynebacterium mustelae. Encoded proteins:
- a CDS encoding DUF349 domain-containing protein, with protein sequence MSTPNPPKPGPRPGPRPGPRPGATAGTPVVSAQPAAPQAAPASDPAQWGRVDDTGNAYVKTKDGERLIGSWQAGTPAEGLVHYGARFDDLATEVVYLEARLVSHPGEANHLKDKAIKLQESLAEAAVIGDLDSLNTRLQTVIDNADAAGLKAKEEKQARRAAAIARKEELAAEAEELAENSTDWKHAGDRIREILEEWKTIRGIDRKTDDSLWKRYSRARDSFNRRRGAHFAELDRGRAAARKAKEELVAQAEQLKDSTDWNETARAFRQLMDRWKKAGRAPREVDDKLWEAFKAAQDHFFNARHAIQDERNREFEANAQAKQALLDEYDHVINPENGLEQARQKLRELQEKWEEIGFVPRAQVREFEDKIAELENRVTQAADAQWRRTDPEAQARAAQFSARVAEFNAAADTAEAKGKTKEAEKLRAQAAQWQEWADAAINAVETR
- a CDS encoding GNAT family N-acetyltransferase — translated: MTAFFQFEQPPLRLKKFDPSEALLSFIFSANLAAQDVSGDTATSTSAGAVIESLKENPQSATVILAAVSDSPTLAGCAISPLKYPIISAYQGSTAPSLFDANLLGFIEASVPLQAHTNGIDCDVILGAEIAPIPGQIGDETETEHWLTLLNQTKELVKRVNRKVVRLWHSVPLNADEMNPRFTQAVTKAGFSLVHDETHGYIPVATKRGTAVPLLPEGYSFYCFSDLKPAPEMVPGILALFDAANTDIPVGAIEVSPQPWTNERLEQAQATLRRKANEKITMVLLKDRLPIGFSDVTRLADSDPTVADQGHTLIDANYRGNGLGKLLKEAILITAANQWPELERVFTSTADSNAAMCRINNNLGFTPLNRTQVYQTEIIR